From a region of the Labrus mixtus chromosome 5, fLabMix1.1, whole genome shotgun sequence genome:
- the LOC132973902 gene encoding phospholipase A2-like: protein MNLTGRLSLLLLTACVASGALLPRALWQFGNMIQCVQPDVSALKYNNYGCWCGFGGSGTPLDELDECCRVHDKCYRTSRKAPGCTALVDLPYVLIYDFTCSNQQVTCSATNNKCQAAVCECDRVAAHCFALTTYNPENKNVDPKVQCLD, encoded by the exons ATGAATCTCACAGGTCGTCTGTCCCTGCTGCTTCTCACTG CTTGTGTGGCCAGTGGTGCTCTGCTGCCCAGGGCCTTATGGCAGTTTGGGAACATGATCCAGTGTGTTCAGCCGGACGTAAGCGCCCTAAAGTACAATAACTACGGCTGTTGGTGTGGTTTCGGGGGGTCGGGAACTCCTCTGGATGAACTGGACGA GTGCTGCAGAGTTCACGATAAGTGCTATCGAACAAGCAGGAAAGCTCCTGGATGCACGGCTCTTGTTGACCTTCCCTATGTCCTCATTTATGATTTCACCTGTTCAAATCAGCAAGTGACATGCTCTG cgaCCAACAATAAGTGCcaggctgctgtgtgtgagtgcgaCCGGGTGGCTGCTCACTGCTTTGCCCTGACCACATACAACCCTGAAAACAAGAACGTGGATCCCAAAGTCCAATGCCTCGACTGA